The Euphorbia lathyris chromosome 2, ddEupLath1.1, whole genome shotgun sequence genome includes a window with the following:
- the LOC136218058 gene encoding LOW QUALITY PROTEIN: thioredoxin-like fold domain-containing protein MRL7L, chloroplastic (The sequence of the model RefSeq protein was modified relative to this genomic sequence to represent the inferred CDS: deleted 1 base in 1 codon), with the protein MALQHTLRFQTLFSPGKHYSLKSFPSASQSISEVSYCSSTHMSLKAPLELHDGRSRTTTARASETVETFTSGDGKKKKWEESSDTDEDEDDSAAGTGDQMNDPYLMNAEERREWRRKIREVISKLPDDDEEFDAEEKKIKMQKLVADYPLVIEEEDPDWPEDADGRGFNLDQFFNKITIKNVKKDDDDDENYDSENEIVWKDDNYIVPIKDVTSAEWEETVFKDISPLIILIHNRYKRPEENERIRNELEKAVHIIWNCGLPSPRCVAIDAVVETDLVSALKVSNFPEIIFTKAGKILYREKVIRSPDEFSKIMAYFYYGAGMPPCLSDIGDSQELIPSIPVNNENAQIIVVHPLQ; encoded by the exons ATGGCACTACAGCATACATTAAGGTTTCAGACCTTGTTTTCACCTGGAAAACACTACAGTCTGAAAAGTTTTCCTTCAGCTTCTCAAAGCATCTCTGAGGTTTCATATTGTTCTTCTACTCACATGTCTTTAAAGGCTCCTTTGGAG CTACATGATGGTAGATCCAGAACTACCACAGCAAGAGCTTCTGAAACAGTTGAAACATTCACATCAGGcgatggaaagaaaaagaaatgggaAGAATCTAGTGATACtgatgaggatgaggatgatTCTGCAGCAGGAACAGGTGATCAGATGAATGACCCATATCTTATGAATGCTGAAGAGAGACGTGAATGGAGAAGGAAAATTAGAGAAGTGATCAGTAAGCTccctgatgatgatgaagagTTCGATGCTGAAGAGAAAAAGATAAAGATGCAAAAGCTTGTAGCTGATTATCCGCTTGTAATAGAGGAGGAGGATCCTGATTGGCCTGAAGACGCTGATGGGCGCGGATTCAACTTGGATCAATTCTTTAACAAGATTACTATCAAGAATGTTAAGAAGGATGATGACGATGATGAGAACTACGATAGTGaaaatgaaatagtttggaaagATGATAATTACATTGTTCCGATCAAAGACGTAACTTCTGCAGAATGGGAGGAAACCGTGTTCAAAGACATCAGTCCTTTGATCATCCTAATACATAACCGCTATAAAAG ACCAGAGGAAAACGAAAGGATTCGAAACGAATTGGAGAAGGCTGTGCACATCATATGGAACTGCGGGCTACCTTCGCCGAGA TGTGTGGCAATTGATGCTGTGGTTGAAACTGATTTGGTATCTGCTCTAAAAGTCTCAAACTTTCCAGAAATTATATTTACTAAGGCTGGAAAGATCTTGTACCGTGAGAAAG TAATTCGAAGTCCGGACGAGTTCTCAAAAATTATGGCTTACTTCTATTATGGAGCGGGTATGCCTCCTTGTTTAAGTGACATTGGAGATAGCCAGGAATTGATCCCATCTATTCCAGTCAACAAT GAAAATGCTCAAATTATCGTTGTACATCCACTTCAATag
- the LOC136220388 gene encoding uncharacterized protein, with amino-acid sequence MEGLIPMVYKAIKKNKIRRQYECLSSGSGSALPFNPAGFYISDIPGNSIAINNAAKKFHRRSYSSVEGFSVKDRRWTDTVTAAGVSPPRTKQLKRFGSHRMFSCVTGC; translated from the coding sequence ATGGAAGGTCTGATTCCGATGGTGTATAAAGCAATAAAGAAGAACAAAATTCGGAGGCAATACGAGTGCCTCTCATCTGGATCTGGATCTGCTCTGCCTTTCAATCCTGCTGGTTTTTACATTTCTGATATTCCTGGTAATTCAATCGCCATAAATAATGCTGCAAAAAAGTTCCACAGGAGATCTTACTCTTCTGTTGAGGGTTTTTCGGTCAAGGATCGCCGGTGGACTGACACCGTAACTGCCGCCGGTGTTTCTCCTCCCAGAACGAAGCAGCTCAAGAGGTTCGGCAGCCATAGAATGTTCTCATGTGTTACAGGTTGCTAG
- the LOC136218057 gene encoding receptor-like protein EIX1 — protein sequence MLKLTLFYYLTTYKSSMNVNFPFQQFISLFLLLFYVHITTFISLCNGELLINCIDTERDALLALKNGLSDPSARLSSWVGDDCCRWKGIQCNNQTGNVVKLDLRNPFRFRSLDVYALSEKEVEDYKSLCLSGELSSSLLHLKHLNYLDLSLNNFEGIQIPEFLGSFQNLRYLNLSYSSFTGQVPPHLGNLSNLQYLDINGYSYNIFGASGLYVENPEWLFGLYSLKYLDMGSIQINSTQGVWLNAINRIPSLLELHLHECELADILVTLPFVNFTSLLVLDLSKNSFNSSIPQWLFNLTSLAKLDLSSNSFSGSIPSGFSNLVSLQDLDLSLNGFIGGELLASSFGNLCTLKNLKLAANKFSGQISEFLRGFSVCSSPKLVSFDLNSNQFSGELPDLFGNLKNLRVLDFAYNSFWGSIPSTIGNLSSLEFLYLHSNKMNGSIPESFGQLSKLVDLNLNANSWEGVMTEVHLMNLSSLETIMLSNDPTKSLILNVNHDWIPPFKLKYIQLENCRVGPSFPMYLQVQNELTQVTLVNAGIADTIPEGWFSKLSSHLVTLDLSDNYIKGKLPLKLEFPKLQIIDLSSNEFEGPLPLWSTNVTQFYLHYNKFSGSIPENIGELMPRLQNLHLSDNLLNGTIPSTICKMIDLQVLALRNNKLHGELIACWENMQSLWVVDASNNSLSGRIPASLGYVRSLGMLLLSNNSLDGEIPSALQNCSVLSSIDLGGNRLSGDFPSWIGVNVSSVFMLRLRSNMLGGHIPRQICSLRYLHFLDLSHNNFSGMIPSCMDNLTSLVYGNSSEQYYHNFQYRLAYFKEQTMVVTKGREYEFNRNIALMNAIDLSENNLEGKIPDEMTSLKALVLLNLSRNHISGSIPAEIGNLNMLETFDLSHNNFSGTVPESLSSLTFLSHLDLSYNNLSGKIPTGNQLQSLNASSIYEGNPFVCGFPLQAKCPGDETVVNSGDEDGSGGEDENDSTNPGLYVSIGIGFIVGFLGAFLGTLHRKRLPWHKAK from the coding sequence ATGCTGAAACTCACTCTGTTTTACTACTTGACTACTTACAAATCAAGCATGAATGTCAATTTTCCCTTCCAACAATtcatttctctttttcttctatTATTTTATGTTCATATTACGACTTTCATCAGTCTTTGCAATGGAGAGCTCCTTATCAACTGCATAGACACTGAGAGAGATGCACTTTTAGCCCTAAAAAATGGTCTATCAGATCCTTCTGCTAGGTTATCTTCTTGGGTTGGTGATGATTGCTGCCGATGGAAGGGAATTCAATGCAACAACCAAACTGGAAATGTTGTCAAGCTTGATCTTCGAAACCCCTTTCGGTTCAGAAGCCTTGATGTTTATGCTTTGTCAGAAAAGGAAGTGGAAGATTATAAAAGCTTGTGCTTAAGTGGTGAGTTGAGTTCCTCTTTGCTCCATTTGAAGCATCTGAATTACTTGGACTTGAGCTTGAACAATTTTGAAGGAATTCAAATCCCTGAATTTCTGGGTTCTTTCCAGAATCTAAGGTATCTCAATCTCTCATACTCGTCATTTACCGGACAAGTTCCTCCCCATCTTGGGAATTTGTCGAATTTGCAATATCTAGACATTAATGGATATTCATATAACATTTTTGGTGCTAGTGGATTGTATGTAGAGAATCCAGAATGGCTCTTTGGTCTCTACTCTTTGAAATATCTTGACATGGGATCTATACAAATCAATAGCACACAAGGTGTTTGGTTAAATGCCATCAATAGGATTCCTTCTTTGCTAGAATTGCATTTACATGAATGTGAGCTTGCAGATATTCTCGTTACTCTTCCTTTTGTTAATTTTACTTCTCTTTTGGTTCTTGATCTTTCAAAAAACTCCTTCAACTCTTCAATACCCCAATGGTTGTTTAATCTTACTAGCCTTGCCAAACTCGATCTCAGCTCGAATTCTTTTAGCGGCTCCATCCCTAGTGGTTTTTCCAATTTAGTATCTCTTCAAGACCTTGATTTGTCCTTAAATGGCTTTATTGGAGGTGAGTTGTTAGCAAGCTCTTTTGGGAACCTTTGCACCTTGAAGAACCTAAAACTTGCAGCAAATAAATTCAGTGGTCAGATTTCTGAATTTCTTAGAGGGTTTTCTGTGTGTTCTTCTCCAAAGTTGGTGTCGTTTGATCTAAATTCTAATCAGTTTAGTGGTGAATTGCCTGATTTATTTGGGAATCTAAAGAACTTGCGAGTTCTTGACTTTGCCTACAACTCTTTTTGGGGTTCAATTCCATCAACTATTGGAAATTTATCATCTTTGGAATTCCTTTACCTTCACTCTAATAAGATGAATGGAAGCATCCCCGAAAGCTTCGGTCAACTATCGAAGCTGGTAGATCTCAATCTCAATGCCAATTCCTGGGAAGGTGTTATGACAGAAGTTCATCTGATGAACCTCAGCAGTTTGGAAACTATAATGCTTTCAAATGATCCAACCAAGTCTTTGATTCTCAACGTCAATCATGACTGGATTCCTCCCTTCAAGCTCAAATACATCCAACTTGAAAATTGTAGGGTGGGTCCTTCCTTTCCTATGTATCTTCAGGTTCAGAATGAACTCACTCAAGTGACACTCGTCAATGCTGGAATTGCCGATACCATACCTGAAGGATGGTTTTCCAAGTTATCTTCTCATCTTGTCACATTGGATTTATCTGATAACTACATCAAGGGGAAGCTTCCGCTCAAGCTGGAGTTTCCAAAGCTACAAATCATAGACTTAAGTTCTAACGAATTTGAGGGCCCTTTGCCACTTTGGTCAACAAATGTAACGCAGTTTTATCTTCATTACAACAAATTTTCAGGGAGCATTCCTGAAAATATTGGTGAATTAATGCCCAGACTGCAAAATTTGCATCTCTCTGACAATCTTCTGAATGGTACGATTCCATCAACCATATGTAAGATGATAGATTTGCAAGTTCTTGCTTTGAGGAACAATAAACTTCATGGAGAACTCATCGCTTGCTGGGAAAATATGCAATCTTTGTGGGTTGTGGATGCCTCAAACAACAGTCTATCAGGAAGAATTCCTGCATCACTCGGTTATGTACGATCACTAGGAATGTTATTATTGAGCAACAACAGTCTGGATGGGGAAATTCCATCTGCATTGCAAAATTGTTCAGTATTATCAAGCATTGACCTTGGAGGAAATAGACTGTCAGGAGATTTTCCTTCATGGATAGGAGTGAATGTATCATCAGTATTCATGCTACGCCTTCGATCTAACATGCTGGGTGGACATATTCCACGACAAATCTGCAGCCTTCGGTATCTTCATTTCCTAGATCTTTCCCACAATAATTTCTCTGGGATGATCCCCAGCTGTATGGATAATCTGACTTCCTTAGTCTATGGAAACAGCAGCGAGCAGTACTATCATAACTTCCAGTACCGCTTAGCCTACTTCAAGGAACAAACAATGGTTGTAACAAAGGGAAGAGAGTATGAATTCAATCGCAACATTGCATTAATGAATGCTATTGATCTTTCAGAAAACAATCTAGAAGGAAAAATTCCAGACGAGATGACAAGCCTTAAAGCTTTGGTCCTCTTGAATTTATCTAGGAATCACATAAGTGGAAGCATCCCTGCCGAGATTGGGAACCTAAACATGTTGGAAACGTTTGATCTATCGCATAACAATTTTTCTGGGACGGTTCCTGAAAGTTTGTCTTCTTTAACATTTTTAAGTCATTTAGACTTGTCTTACAATAACTTATCAGGAAAGATACCTACAGGAAATCAACTGCAGTCACTGAATGCTTCTTCAATTTATGAGGGCAATCCATTTGTCTGCGGGTTTCCTCTACAAGCTAAGTGTCCTGGAGATGAAACAGTGGTAAATTCTGGTGATGAAGATGGTAGTGGTGGAGAAGATGAGAATGACTCTACAAATCCGGGCCTTTATGTTAGCATAGGAATTGGTTTTATTGTAGGCTTTCTAGGTGCCTTTTTAGGTACTTTACATAGAAAACGGTTGCCGTGGCATAAAGCTAAATAG